A region from the Aegilops tauschii subsp. strangulata cultivar AL8/78 chromosome 5, Aet v6.0, whole genome shotgun sequence genome encodes:
- the LOC109759177 gene encoding probable non-specific lipid-transfer protein 3, with amino-acid sequence MARLNSKAVVSAVVLAAVVLMMAGREATALSCGQVDSKLAPCVSYVTGKAPSISKECCSGVQGLNGLARSSPDRKIACRCLKSLATSIKSINMDKVSGVPGKCGVSVPFPISMSTNCNNVN; translated from the exons ATGGCTCGTCTCAACAGCAAGGCTGTGGTGTCCGCCGTGGTCCTGGCGGCGGTGGTGCTAATGATGGCCGGCAGGGAGGCGACGGCACTGTCGTGCGGGCAGGTGGACTCCAAGCTCGCGCCGTGCGTGTCGTACGTGACGGGGAAGGCGCCCTCGATCAGCAAGGAGTGCTGCTCCGGTGTGCAGGGGCTGAACGGCCTGGCCCGCAGCAGCCCGGACCGCAAGATAGCGTGCAGGTGCCTCAAGAGCCTCGCCACCAGCATCAAGTCCATCAACATGGACAAGGTCTCCGGCGTGCCCGGCAAGTGCGGCGTCAGCGTGCCCTTCCCCATCAGCATGTCCACCAACTGCAACAA TGTCAACTAG